The following are encoded in a window of Alosa sapidissima isolate fAloSap1 chromosome 10, fAloSap1.pri, whole genome shotgun sequence genomic DNA:
- the bcan gene encoding brevican core protein isoform X4, which produces MLFFRHVSEMFPSRLLGAICLLIAQFSSIGRTASDDARLLQVTIPKSPPAAAILGGFVVLPCHVSLSQSPPTVSTVGRHAVLTLPRVKWSVLSAEKETEILVARGDRVKVSEAYKSRASLPNYATSPADLTLELDELRHNDTGFYRCEVQQGLEDAHDLVQIKVKGVVFHYRHPSSRYAFSFDQAQDACEDIGAQIATPEQLLAAYNSGYEQCDAGWLSDGSVRYPIQMPREGCFGDMDGMPGVRNYGMLDPDELYDVYCYVENIQGEVFHSATPQQLTLADAKAYCERQGAELATTGQLYAAWNDGLNHCSPGWLADGSVRYPIVTPRERCGGPDPGVKTVYRYSNQTGFPESHMLHDVYCFRGNKGAQTESPMEYMATEPENQGQGIVTLSDPLEEFSLGQVTEPVENEAQGAVESFPVLSKQFPGLGRVIEPPATKMPLQEGTLAGDPFSPTTPAPINMDTFSTHDPWQEVHVLTNPVDFESVPEIYRETSDPARAGGDSQENDTYDHSSPKTNQTPLYLPTEQDEHGSTPQHYQPTPETSSGNEESSVLFNTGGTSVPETTIRPLVSTLVYEVSEEAKGGYQTTPETNLGSAGPSEYWDDNIKIHEGSVASHEMTESTNVTQVNPTQEYDTLEAVTFEDMTTRPLEDLTDSTLLENNTELPSTDPTQSHDLSETEDTDQTDAPALTSGAHTDVSVHEEQDQVQTARPTQPSLVDATTLPAPTEGSGDEDVEVMVPKFFFTGDAEEAEVEENGTAASVESAELVTLTPDDYTDHTSPDHIRVTTTGFDQERSSTPSPYSPTTVDMVEQKAGATSEESVLFPTDHDGEHDYSQMPTIAGGTEGGSGEGSGARGDDDVISVTLLTSPVPYTLATPLDTRQMVEVASGTPRNLDVFIPERTTLSALGVSLEDLERVEQEGLGETPDVLYTTTAQYSETTLSHEGSGEEGSESEEDEVEEPVQSSSGTSVLDACTENPCANGGTCVESGSTTKCLCLPTYGGDFCQIDMEHCEPGWEKFQGFCYRHFVKRQSWEVAEQHCRMCGGHLVSVMSPEEQNFINDRYREYQWTGLNDRTIEADFRWSDGNPLLYENWYRGQPDSYFLSGENCVVMVWHDDGRWSDVPCNYHLSYTCKKGIAFCGQPPTVLNAKMFGKRRLRYETNAKVRYYCEEGYLQRQNPIIKCLPNGQWEDPQITCTSASPESPAIVSTSVGTEVMVEDTTTEKASPQFWDIKWSF; this is translated from the exons ATGCTCTTCTTTAGGCATGT ATCAGAAATGTTCCCGTCTCGACTGCTGGGAGCCATCTGTCTACTCATCGCCCAGTTCTCCAGCATTGGCAGGACCGCCTCAG ATGATGCAAGGCTACTACAGGTGACCATCCCCAAATCGCCACCAGCCGCTGCCATTTTGGGTGGATTCGTTGTGCTCCCCTGTCATGTGTCCCTGTCGCAGTCACCCCCGACGGTCTCCACGGTGGGTCGTCATGCCGTCCTCACCCTTCCGCGGGTCAAGTGGAGTGTTCTGTCCGCGGAGAAGGAGACTGAGATCTTGGTTGCCCGCGGCGACCGGGTGAAGGTGAGCGAGGCCTACAAGAGCCGGGCTTCACTGCCGAACTACGCCACATCCCCGGCTGACCTCACCCTGGAACTGGACGAGCTGCGACACAACGACACGGGATTCTATCGCTGCGAGGTTCAACAGGGCCTGGAGGACGCCCATGACCTCGTCCAGATCAAAGTCAAAG GGGTCGTGTTTCACTATCGACATCCATCCAGCCGCTACGCCTTTTCCTTTGATCAGGCACAGGACGCCTGTGAGGACATCGGGGCCCAGATCGCCACCCCTGAGCAGCTCTTGGCTGCCTACAACAGTGGATATGAGCAGTGTGACGCAGGCTGGTTGTCTGATGGCTCAGTCAG ATATCCCATTCAGATGCCACGGGAGGGTTGCTTTGGGGACATGGATGGAATGCCGGGAGTCAGGAATTATGGAATGCTCGACCCAGATGAGCTCTATGATGTGTACTGCTACGTTGAGAACATTCAAG GGGAGGTTTTTCACTCTGCCACACCCCAGCAGTTGACTTTGGCAGATGCCAAAGCTTATTGTGAAAGGCAAGGGGCAGAGTTAGCCACCACTGGCCAACTCTACGCCGCCTGGAACGATGGCCTGAACCACTGCAGTCCCGGATGGCTGGCGGACGGCAGTGTCCGCTACCCGATTGTGACGCCCCGGGAACGCTGTGGTGGGCCCGACCCTGGAGTCAAGACTGTGTACCGCTACAGCAACCAAACTGGATTCCCAGAGTCTCACATGCTTCATGACGTTTACTGCTTCAGAG GCAATAAGGGCGCTCAGACAGAAAGCCCAATGGAGTACATGGCCACCGAGCCAGAGAATCAGGGCCAAGGCATCGTCACCCTCTCTGACCCCCTGGAGGAATTCAGCTTGGGTCAAGTGACGGAGCCAGTGGAGAATGAGGCCCAGGGTGCTGTTGAGTCCTTTCCTGTTCTCAGCAAACAGTTCCCGGGATTAGGAAGGGTGATAGAGCCTCCTGCCACCAAAATGCCCCTTCAGGAGGGTACTCTGGCTGGAGACCCGTTCAGCCCCACAACTCCGGCGCCCATCAACATGGACACTTTCTCCACGCATGACCCATGGCAAGAGGTGCACGTGCTCACCAATCCTGTTGATTTCGAATCAGTGCCAGAAATTTACCGGGAGACCAGCGACCCTGCCCGAGCAGGAGGTGACTCCCAGGAGAACGACACGTACGATCATTCCTCtccaaaaacaaatcaaactcCGCTGTATCTGCCAACTGAACAAGATGAACATGGTTCTACTCCCCAACATTACCAGCCAACGCCTGAAACCAGCTCAGGAAATGAAGAATCCTCAGTGCTTTTCAACACAGGGGGCACAAGTGTACCAGAAACAACCATAAGGCCTTTAGTATCAACACTGGTGTATGAGGTGTCAGAAGAGGCCAAGGGTGGTTATCAGACCACGCCAGAGACCAACCTGGGATCAGCTGGCCCATCGGAATATTGGGACGATAATATTAAAATCCATGAGGGTTCTGTGGCCAGTCATGAAATGACAGAGTCCACCAATGTAACGCAGGTCAATCCCACCCAGGAATATGACACCTTAGAAGCAGTGACCTTTGAGGACATGACGACACGACCCCTGGAGGACCTCACTGATTCAACCCTTCTGGAGAACAACACAGAGCTTCCATCCACCGACCCAACCCAATCTCACGACCTGTCTGAAACGGAAGATACGGATCAAACCGACGCACCGGCGCTCACAAGTGGCGCTCACACGGATGTTTCTGTTCACGAGGAACAGGACCAAGTCCAAACTGCCCGACCAACCCAGCCTTCCCTCGTGGACGCCACCACACTCCCTGCCCCCACAGAGGGATCTGGGGATGAAGATGTGGAGGTGATGGTGCCCAAGTTCTTTTTCACAGGAGATGCTGAGGAggcagaggtggaggagaacGGCACGGCTGCCTCAGTGGAGTCGGCAGAGCTGGTCACCCTGACCCCAGACGATTACACAGACCACACATCTCCTGACCACATCCGGGTGACAACAACAG GCTTTGATCAGGAGCGGTCTAGTACACCATCTCCGTATTCCCCCACCACTGTAGACATGGTGGAGCAGAAGGCAGGTGCGACATCAGAAGAGTCAGTTTTGTTCCCAACTGATCATGATGGAGAGCATGATTATAGCCAGATGCCTACCATAGCAGGCGGGACAGAGGGAGGTTCTGGCGAAGGCTCGGGGGCTCGTGGTGATGACGACGTCATTTCAGTTACCCTGTTGACCTCCCCCGTGCCCTACACGCTTGCCACTCCGTTGGACACACGGCAGATGGTGGAGGTTGCATCGGGCACTCCGCGTAACCTGGACGTCTTCATACCGGAGAGAACCACCCTGTCTGCCTTGGGAGTGTCCCTGGAGGACCTAGAGAGGGTGGAGCAGGAGGGCTTGGGGGAAACCCCTGACGTTCTGTACACCACAACCGCACAGTACTCAGAGACGACACTTAGCCACGAGGGGAGTGGTGAAGAGGGAAGCGAGTCAGAGGAAGATGAGGTCGAGGAGCCTGTGCAGTCGTCTAGTGGCACATCTGTTCTAG ATGCCTGCACGGAGAACCCATGTGCTAATGGTGGCACATGTGTTGAGAGTGGATCCACCACCAAGTGTCTCTGCCTACCAACCTATGGAGGGGATTTCTGCCAGATAG aCATGGAACACTGTGAGCCGGGCTGGGAGAAGTTCCAGGGCTTCTGCTACAGACACTTTGTGAAGCGCCAGAGCTGGGAGGTTGCGGAGCAGCACTGTCGCATGTGCGGGGGCCACCTGGTGTCAGTCATGAGCCCAGAAGAGCAGAATTTCATCAACG atAGGTACAGGGAATACCAGTGGACCGGGCTCAACGACAGGACAATCGAGGCAGACTTCCGCTGGTCTGATGGAAATCCTCTG CTTTATGAGAACTGGTACCGCGGGCAGCCCGACAGCTACTTCCTGTCTGGGGAGAACtgtgtggtgatggtgtggCATGACGACGGGCGCTGGAGCGACGTGCCCTGCAACTACCACCTCTCTTACACCTGCAAGAAGGGCATCG CCTTCTGTGGACAGCCCCCTACTGTCCTAAATGCAAAGATGTTTGGCAAGCGGCGCCTCCGCTATGAGACCAATGCCAAGGTGCGCTACTACTGCGAGGAGGGCTACCTCCAAAGGCAGAACCCAATCATCAAATGCCTCCCCAACGGCCAGTGGGAGGACCCTCAGATCACCTGCACATCAG CCTCCCCTGAGTCTCCGGCCATTGTGTCGACGTCTGTGGGTACGGAGGTGATGGTGGAGGACACAACGACAGAGAAGGCCTCGCCACAGTTTTGGGACATCAAGTGGAGCTTCTAA
- the bcan gene encoding brevican core protein isoform X2, with protein MFPSRLLGAICLLIAQFSSIGRTASDDARLLQVTIPKSPPAAAILGGFVVLPCHVSLSQSPPTVSTVGRHAVLTLPRVKWSVLSAEKETEILVARGDRVKVSEAYKSRASLPNYATSPADLTLELDELRHNDTGFYRCEVQQGLEDAHDLVQIKVKGVVFHYRHPSSRYAFSFDQAQDACEDIGAQIATPEQLLAAYNSGYEQCDAGWLSDGSVRYPIQMPREGCFGDMDGMPGVRNYGMLDPDELYDVYCYVENIQGEVFHSATPQQLTLADAKAYCERQGAELATTGQLYAAWNDGLNHCSPGWLADGSVRYPIVTPRERCGGPDPGVKTVYRYSNQTGFPESHMLHDVYCFRGNKGAQTESPMEYMATEPENQGQGIVTLSDPLEEFSLGQVTEPVENEAQGAVESFPVLSKQFPGLGRVIEPPATKMPLQEGTLAGDPFSPTTPAPINMDTFSTHDPWQEVHVLTNPVDFESVPEIYRETSDPARAGGDSQENDTYDHSSPKTNQTPLYLPTEQDEHGSTPQHYQPTPETSSGNEESSVLFNTGGTSVPETTIRPLVSTLVYEVSEEAKGGYQTTPETNLGSAGPSEYWDDNIKIHEGSVASHEMTESTNVTQVNPTQEYDTLEAVTFEDMTTRPLEDLTDSTLLENNTELPSTDPTQSHDLSETEDTDQTDAPALTSGAHTDVSVHEEQDQVQTARPTQPSLVDATTLPAPTEGSGDEDVEVMVPKFFFTGDAEEAEVEENGTAASVESAELVTLTPDDYTDHTSPDHIRVTTTGFDQERSSTPSPYSPTTVDMVEQKAGATSEESVLFPTDHDGEHDYSQMPTIAGGTEGGSGEGSGARGDDDVISVTLLTSPVPYTLATPLDTRQMVEVASGTPRNLDVFIPERTTLSALGVSLEDLERVEQEGLGETPDVLYTTTAQYSETTLSHEGSGEEGSESEEDEVEEPVQSSSGTSVLGEYPDALQFNVTSAPSLNLTESEDEDFTGLLEDVNATDSFDALATTDTLEAESTTDTSHINVEVTLLPGETQTPSWGTPMSSTAQESRSDLEFSGQTRTSTTSGDHLDSLDTESTTSGDHLDLLDTESTTSGDHLDSSTETDSTTTGGNLDSFAETDSTTTGQSLDSSTETDSTTTGQSLDSSTETDSTTTGQSLDSSTETDSTTTGQSLDSSTETDSTTTGQSLDSSTETDSTTTEGYLDSLAETDSTTTRQSLDSSTETDSTTTEGYLDSLAETDSTTTRQSLDSFAETDSTTTRQSLDSSAETDSTTTEYLDSSSETESVTTPPLVVTTMESDEVHSPTTTLAPVELDLLDDLTVTTATTTTSVEEDVDVDEEEVTPTEPAIQRPLPSQRAVIVRTGNLSDACTENPCANGGTCVESGSTTKCLCLPTYGGDFCQIDMEHCEPGWEKFQGFCYRHFVKRQSWEVAEQHCRMCGGHLVSVMSPEEQNFINDRYREYQWTGLNDRTIEADFRWSDGNPLLYENWYRGQPDSYFLSGENCVVMVWHDDGRWSDVPCNYHLSYTCKKGIAFCGQPPTVLNAKMFGKRRLRYETNAKVRYYCEEGYLQRQNPIIKCLPNGQWEDPQITCTSASPESPAIVSTSVGTEVMVEDTTTEKASPQFWDIKWSF; from the exons ATGTTCCCGTCTCGACTGCTGGGAGCCATCTGTCTACTCATCGCCCAGTTCTCCAGCATTGGCAGGACCGCCTCAG ATGATGCAAGGCTACTACAGGTGACCATCCCCAAATCGCCACCAGCCGCTGCCATTTTGGGTGGATTCGTTGTGCTCCCCTGTCATGTGTCCCTGTCGCAGTCACCCCCGACGGTCTCCACGGTGGGTCGTCATGCCGTCCTCACCCTTCCGCGGGTCAAGTGGAGTGTTCTGTCCGCGGAGAAGGAGACTGAGATCTTGGTTGCCCGCGGCGACCGGGTGAAGGTGAGCGAGGCCTACAAGAGCCGGGCTTCACTGCCGAACTACGCCACATCCCCGGCTGACCTCACCCTGGAACTGGACGAGCTGCGACACAACGACACGGGATTCTATCGCTGCGAGGTTCAACAGGGCCTGGAGGACGCCCATGACCTCGTCCAGATCAAAGTCAAAG GGGTCGTGTTTCACTATCGACATCCATCCAGCCGCTACGCCTTTTCCTTTGATCAGGCACAGGACGCCTGTGAGGACATCGGGGCCCAGATCGCCACCCCTGAGCAGCTCTTGGCTGCCTACAACAGTGGATATGAGCAGTGTGACGCAGGCTGGTTGTCTGATGGCTCAGTCAG ATATCCCATTCAGATGCCACGGGAGGGTTGCTTTGGGGACATGGATGGAATGCCGGGAGTCAGGAATTATGGAATGCTCGACCCAGATGAGCTCTATGATGTGTACTGCTACGTTGAGAACATTCAAG GGGAGGTTTTTCACTCTGCCACACCCCAGCAGTTGACTTTGGCAGATGCCAAAGCTTATTGTGAAAGGCAAGGGGCAGAGTTAGCCACCACTGGCCAACTCTACGCCGCCTGGAACGATGGCCTGAACCACTGCAGTCCCGGATGGCTGGCGGACGGCAGTGTCCGCTACCCGATTGTGACGCCCCGGGAACGCTGTGGTGGGCCCGACCCTGGAGTCAAGACTGTGTACCGCTACAGCAACCAAACTGGATTCCCAGAGTCTCACATGCTTCATGACGTTTACTGCTTCAGAG GCAATAAGGGCGCTCAGACAGAAAGCCCAATGGAGTACATGGCCACCGAGCCAGAGAATCAGGGCCAAGGCATCGTCACCCTCTCTGACCCCCTGGAGGAATTCAGCTTGGGTCAAGTGACGGAGCCAGTGGAGAATGAGGCCCAGGGTGCTGTTGAGTCCTTTCCTGTTCTCAGCAAACAGTTCCCGGGATTAGGAAGGGTGATAGAGCCTCCTGCCACCAAAATGCCCCTTCAGGAGGGTACTCTGGCTGGAGACCCGTTCAGCCCCACAACTCCGGCGCCCATCAACATGGACACTTTCTCCACGCATGACCCATGGCAAGAGGTGCACGTGCTCACCAATCCTGTTGATTTCGAATCAGTGCCAGAAATTTACCGGGAGACCAGCGACCCTGCCCGAGCAGGAGGTGACTCCCAGGAGAACGACACGTACGATCATTCCTCtccaaaaacaaatcaaactcCGCTGTATCTGCCAACTGAACAAGATGAACATGGTTCTACTCCCCAACATTACCAGCCAACGCCTGAAACCAGCTCAGGAAATGAAGAATCCTCAGTGCTTTTCAACACAGGGGGCACAAGTGTACCAGAAACAACCATAAGGCCTTTAGTATCAACACTGGTGTATGAGGTGTCAGAAGAGGCCAAGGGTGGTTATCAGACCACGCCAGAGACCAACCTGGGATCAGCTGGCCCATCGGAATATTGGGACGATAATATTAAAATCCATGAGGGTTCTGTGGCCAGTCATGAAATGACAGAGTCCACCAATGTAACGCAGGTCAATCCCACCCAGGAATATGACACCTTAGAAGCAGTGACCTTTGAGGACATGACGACACGACCCCTGGAGGACCTCACTGATTCAACCCTTCTGGAGAACAACACAGAGCTTCCATCCACCGACCCAACCCAATCTCACGACCTGTCTGAAACGGAAGATACGGATCAAACCGACGCACCGGCGCTCACAAGTGGCGCTCACACGGATGTTTCTGTTCACGAGGAACAGGACCAAGTCCAAACTGCCCGACCAACCCAGCCTTCCCTCGTGGACGCCACCACACTCCCTGCCCCCACAGAGGGATCTGGGGATGAAGATGTGGAGGTGATGGTGCCCAAGTTCTTTTTCACAGGAGATGCTGAGGAggcagaggtggaggagaacGGCACGGCTGCCTCAGTGGAGTCGGCAGAGCTGGTCACCCTGACCCCAGACGATTACACAGACCACACATCTCCTGACCACATCCGGGTGACAACAACAG GCTTTGATCAGGAGCGGTCTAGTACACCATCTCCGTATTCCCCCACCACTGTAGACATGGTGGAGCAGAAGGCAGGTGCGACATCAGAAGAGTCAGTTTTGTTCCCAACTGATCATGATGGAGAGCATGATTATAGCCAGATGCCTACCATAGCAGGCGGGACAGAGGGAGGTTCTGGCGAAGGCTCGGGGGCTCGTGGTGATGACGACGTCATTTCAGTTACCCTGTTGACCTCCCCCGTGCCCTACACGCTTGCCACTCCGTTGGACACACGGCAGATGGTGGAGGTTGCATCGGGCACTCCGCGTAACCTGGACGTCTTCATACCGGAGAGAACCACCCTGTCTGCCTTGGGAGTGTCCCTGGAGGACCTAGAGAGGGTGGAGCAGGAGGGCTTGGGGGAAACCCCTGACGTTCTGTACACCACAACCGCACAGTACTCAGAGACGACACTTAGCCACGAGGGGAGTGGTGAAGAGGGAAGCGAGTCAGAGGAAGATGAGGTCGAGGAGCCTGTGCAGTCGTCTAGTGGCACATCTGTTCTAGGTGAGTACCCTGACGCCCTGCAGTTCAATGTCACCTCTGCCCCTTCCTTAAACCTCACAGAGAGTGAGGATGAAGACTTCACTGGCCTTCTTGAGGACGTGAACGCCACTGACAGTTTTGATGCTCTGGCCACCACTGACACACTCGAGGCTGAAAGCACCACAGACACGTCGCACATTAATGTGGAGGTCACTCTGCTTCCTGGCGAGACACAGACCCCAAGCTGGGGGACGCCGATGTCATCTACAGCACAAGAGTCTCGCTCCGACCTGGAATTCAGTGGTCAGACTcgcacctccaccacctcaggGGACCACTTAGACTCGTTAGATACAGAGTCCACCACCTCAGGGGACCACTTAGACTTGTTAGATACAGAGTCCACCACCTCAGGGGACCACTTGGACTCGTCAACCGAGACAGACTCCACCACCACAGGGGGGAACCTGGACTCGTTTGCTGAGACAGACTCCACGACCACAGGGCAGTCCCTGGACTCATCAACAGAGACAGACTCCACGACCACAGGACAGTCCCTGGACTCATCAACAGAGACAGACTCCACCACCACAGGACAGTCCCTGGACTCATCAACAGAGACAGACTCCACGACCACAGGACAGTCCCTGGACTCATCAACAGAGACAGACTCCACCACCACAGGGCAGTCCCTGGACTCATCAACAGAGACAGACTCCACGACCACAGAGGGGTACCTGGACTCTTTAGCTGAGACAGACTCTACCACCACAAGGCAGTCCCTGGACTCATCAACAGAGACAGACTCCACGACCACAGAGGGGTACCTGGACTCTTTAGCTGAGACAGACTCTACCACCACAAGGCAGTCCCTGGACTCGTTTGCCGAGACAGACTCCACCACCACAAGGCAGTCCCTGGACTCATCCGCCGAGACAGATTCCACCACCACAGAGTACCTGGACTCGTCAAGTGAGACAGAATCTGTCACCACACCCCCTCTAGTTGTCACCACCATGGAGTCAGATGAGGTTCATAGCCCCACAACCACATTAGCTCCAGTGGAGCTGGACCTTCTTGATGATCTGACCGTAAcaaccgccaccaccaccacctcggTAGAAGaggatgttgatgttgatgaggaggaggtgacGCCTACCGAGCCTGCTATCCAACGACCACTGCCATCTCAAAGAGCGGTGATCGTACGGACGGGGAACCTCTCAG ATGCCTGCACGGAGAACCCATGTGCTAATGGTGGCACATGTGTTGAGAGTGGATCCACCACCAAGTGTCTCTGCCTACCAACCTATGGAGGGGATTTCTGCCAGATAG aCATGGAACACTGTGAGCCGGGCTGGGAGAAGTTCCAGGGCTTCTGCTACAGACACTTTGTGAAGCGCCAGAGCTGGGAGGTTGCGGAGCAGCACTGTCGCATGTGCGGGGGCCACCTGGTGTCAGTCATGAGCCCAGAAGAGCAGAATTTCATCAACG atAGGTACAGGGAATACCAGTGGACCGGGCTCAACGACAGGACAATCGAGGCAGACTTCCGCTGGTCTGATGGAAATCCTCTG CTTTATGAGAACTGGTACCGCGGGCAGCCCGACAGCTACTTCCTGTCTGGGGAGAACtgtgtggtgatggtgtggCATGACGACGGGCGCTGGAGCGACGTGCCCTGCAACTACCACCTCTCTTACACCTGCAAGAAGGGCATCG CCTTCTGTGGACAGCCCCCTACTGTCCTAAATGCAAAGATGTTTGGCAAGCGGCGCCTCCGCTATGAGACCAATGCCAAGGTGCGCTACTACTGCGAGGAGGGCTACCTCCAAAGGCAGAACCCAATCATCAAATGCCTCCCCAACGGCCAGTGGGAGGACCCTCAGATCACCTGCACATCAG CCTCCCCTGAGTCTCCGGCCATTGTGTCGACGTCTGTGGGTACGGAGGTGATGGTGGAGGACACAACGACAGAGAAGGCCTCGCCACAGTTTTGGGACATCAAGTGGAGCTTCTAA